A window of Halostella salina contains these coding sequences:
- a CDS encoding iron transporter, whose protein sequence is MKRRRFLAAGASVPLLAGCLGGDDGDSTNTDTTTGTAETTTDTTADGQGSSPRGIYVQPFVENMLMAGTASDGDYRFGVFYTFPHQFWTVTGTERSEHPRTNEQTMHLMASVWDPETGTVLPDTGLSVEITKGGDLVSEEVIYPMFSQRMGFHYGANFELDGNGTYDVTVSVGGMSTRRTGVFEGQFGEPASATVPLELNDRKREQLTTQEIDAAGEPGAVKPMDMDMVPLGRAAAPEDLPGTVRGESRADGVRYVVTTLSDDRFGDGTYVAVSARTRYNALLVPEMGLSGTVERDGEPVYEGAFERTLDPELDYHYGALVDGVESGDTLTLSVDVPPQVARHQGYETAFIGTPSVDIQL, encoded by the coding sequence ATGAAACGCCGAAGGTTCCTCGCTGCGGGCGCATCGGTTCCCCTCCTCGCCGGCTGTCTCGGCGGCGACGACGGCGACTCGACGAACACCGACACGACGACCGGAACGGCCGAAACGACCACGGATACGACGGCGGACGGACAGGGGTCCTCCCCCCGGGGAATCTACGTCCAGCCGTTCGTGGAGAACATGTTGATGGCCGGTACCGCGTCGGACGGCGACTACCGGTTCGGCGTGTTCTACACGTTCCCCCACCAGTTCTGGACGGTGACGGGGACCGAGCGCTCCGAACATCCACGGACCAACGAGCAGACGATGCACCTGATGGCGTCGGTGTGGGACCCCGAGACGGGGACCGTGCTCCCGGACACGGGGCTGTCCGTCGAGATCACGAAGGGTGGCGACCTGGTCTCCGAGGAGGTCATCTACCCGATGTTCTCACAGCGGATGGGGTTCCACTACGGCGCGAACTTCGAACTCGACGGGAACGGGACGTACGACGTGACGGTCAGCGTCGGCGGAATGTCGACGCGTCGCACAGGGGTGTTCGAGGGACAGTTCGGTGAGCCGGCGAGCGCGACCGTTCCGCTCGAACTGAACGACCGGAAGCGCGAGCAGTTGACGACACAGGAAATCGACGCCGCCGGGGAGCCGGGGGCGGTCAAGCCGATGGACATGGACATGGTGCCGCTCGGCCGCGCGGCCGCTCCCGAGGACCTGCCGGGGACGGTCCGCGGGGAGTCGCGCGCCGACGGCGTGCGGTACGTCGTCACGACGCTGTCCGACGACCGCTTCGGCGACGGCACCTACGTCGCGGTCTCGGCCCGGACGCGGTACAACGCGCTGCTGGTGCCCGAGATGGGGCTGTCCGGCACGGTCGAACGCGACGGGGAGCCCGTGTACGAGGGCGCGTTCGAGCGGACGCTCGACCCCGAACTCGACTACCACTACGGCGCGCTGGTCGACGGCGTCGAGTCGGGCGATACGCTGACGCTGTCCGTGGACGTGCCGCCACAGGTGGCCCGCCACCAGGGGTACGAGACGGCGTTTATCGGCACGCCGAGCGTCGATATCCAGCTATGA
- a CDS encoding type I restriction enzyme HsdR N-terminal domain-containing protein, which translates to MDRDEIDEYVRRCQQLIESSPQMDEENTKVKLVQPFLELLGWDLYSTEVALEYTIPMASGSTHVDYALLVGDSPVVFVEAKPVRSTLSEAEVQQLRSYMRQELDVDWGILTNGKSFEVLTKNHNRNGGEEVSVVQFDLDDLAESPDVLELLTKESIRSGKSDKIAEQVAQTNQAIRYLRENEDSVTESVAEAVEREVGDLTVDIEAQSREFVQNLVSVLREQRHFVSEEPATESNVEGEERETNDTPDEIQPLESKVAGTISRQEIEGDPDSRVAVFPTKESGLPFLKENEAWGFVRVSSDFDYVAMYVTGDVQEVKYIAKVNDVVVPDEADLMREPLDYKDRAKIADGKKVIVFEPGSLYELEDPVPYESKYPQSLRYTTLGKLRTAKTTDDML; encoded by the coding sequence ATGGACAGGGACGAGATAGACGAGTACGTCCGGCGGTGTCAGCAACTCATCGAATCGTCACCGCAGATGGACGAGGAGAACACGAAGGTCAAACTCGTCCAGCCGTTTCTCGAACTTCTCGGATGGGATCTCTACTCGACGGAGGTTGCGCTCGAATACACGATCCCGATGGCTTCGGGAAGTACGCACGTCGATTACGCCCTTCTGGTGGGCGATTCTCCCGTCGTGTTCGTCGAAGCCAAGCCGGTACGGTCTACCCTCTCCGAGGCCGAGGTTCAGCAGTTACGAAGTTACATGCGTCAGGAACTCGACGTGGATTGGGGGATTCTGACCAACGGGAAGTCCTTCGAGGTGTTGACGAAGAACCACAACCGGAACGGCGGCGAGGAGGTGTCCGTGGTTCAGTTCGATCTCGACGATCTCGCCGAAAGCCCGGACGTACTGGAACTCCTCACCAAGGAGTCGATACGGTCGGGGAAGTCCGACAAAATCGCCGAGCAGGTCGCACAGACGAACCAGGCGATTCGGTATCTGCGGGAAAACGAGGACAGCGTCACCGAATCCGTCGCCGAAGCGGTCGAGCGCGAGGTCGGCGATCTCACCGTCGACATAGAAGCCCAGTCCCGGGAGTTCGTGCAGAATCTCGTTTCGGTGCTCCGCGAACAGCGACACTTCGTCAGCGAGGAGCCGGCCACTGAATCGAACGTCGAAGGTGAAGAAAGAGAAACGAACGATACTCCTGACGAAATTCAGCCGCTTGAGAGCAAAGTGGCGGGCACTATTTCCCGGCAGGAGATAGAAGGCGACCCCGACTCACGCGTTGCTGTCTTCCCGACGAAGGAGTCGGGACTTCCGTTCCTCAAAGAGAACGAGGCTTGGGGATTCGTTCGAGTCAGTAGTGATTTCGACTACGTGGCGATGTACGTTACCGGGGACGTTCAAGAGGTGAAATACATCGCCAAAGTGAACGACGTGGTAGTCCCTGACGAAGCCGACTTGATGCGGGAGCCACTGGACTACAAGGACCGGGCGAAGATCGCGGATGGGAAGAAGGTCATCGTGTTCGAGCCGGGGTCGCTCTACGAACTCGAAGACCCAGTACCATACGAGTCGAAATATCCACAATCGCTCCGGTATACGACTCTCGGGAAACTACGGACTGCGAAGACGACCGACGACATGCTCTGA
- a CDS encoding amidohydrolase family protein has translation MAIPDLLADEPRAIDTHAHQPTEEFLHDAGGQMMQDAADRFGTDLETHGYDEMIAEYRDAGVGRAVLLGWDAETNTGNPPVPNDYVAEVRDEHDDFFVGFASVDPLKDDCVAEARRAVEDLDLSGFKFQQIAQGFDPSDPEHEELFATIEDLGVPVVFHGGNSTLGACGPGGRGLKIKYGNPMLIDDVAAEHPDLQILIAHPAFPWEKEQLAICQQKGNVYMDLSGWMPNYIDDQVLHYAKTLLSDKVMFGTDYPMLEPKPWLEQFADLDFPEEVQRKLLWENAERFLDL, from the coding sequence ATGGCGATTCCCGACCTCCTCGCCGACGAACCGCGGGCGATCGACACGCACGCCCACCAGCCGACCGAGGAGTTCCTCCACGACGCCGGCGGCCAGATGATGCAGGACGCCGCCGACCGCTTCGGCACGGACCTGGAGACCCACGGCTACGACGAGATGATCGCGGAGTACCGCGACGCCGGCGTCGGCCGCGCGGTCCTGCTCGGATGGGACGCCGAGACCAACACCGGCAACCCGCCCGTTCCGAACGACTACGTCGCCGAGGTGCGCGACGAGCACGACGACTTCTTCGTCGGCTTCGCCTCCGTCGACCCGCTCAAGGACGACTGCGTCGCGGAGGCCCGCCGGGCGGTCGAGGACCTGGACCTCTCGGGGTTCAAGTTCCAGCAGATCGCCCAGGGGTTCGACCCGAGCGACCCGGAACACGAGGAGCTGTTCGCGACCATCGAGGACCTGGGCGTCCCCGTCGTGTTCCACGGGGGCAACTCCACGCTCGGCGCGTGCGGGCCCGGCGGGCGCGGCCTCAAGATCAAGTACGGGAACCCGATGCTGATCGACGACGTGGCCGCCGAGCACCCGGACCTGCAGATCCTGATCGCCCACCCGGCGTTCCCGTGGGAGAAGGAGCAGCTCGCCATCTGCCAGCAGAAGGGCAACGTGTACATGGACCTGTCGGGCTGGATGCCGAACTACATCGACGACCAGGTGCTCCACTACGCGAAGACGCTGCTGTCGGACAAGGTGATGTTCGGCACCGACTATCCGATGCTCGAGCCGAAGCCGTGGCTTGAGCAGTTCGCCGACCTCGACTTCCCCGAGGAGGTCCAGCGGAAGCTCCTCTGGGAGAACGCCGAACGGTTCCTCGACCTCTAG
- a CDS encoding DUF7282 domain-containing protein, protein MTGRRRAVATLLAIAVVAPLAGPVVAPAGGHGNHLTARAQVSGDGSVVVEQLFLLEDGYVAIHESDGGDPGEVVGHRKLTSGYHRNVAVAVDQSWWESTSGNTSLVAVLHDDAEDGDEFDPETDSTLFSLGTLAADEFAVRQGDGSVTVVAMSLSGHTVADSLTVPNAQLAEDGHLVVRRSDEETGAPGEVVGSTSLAAGAHENVTVPVNRSRLPGNDSRVSLWVTVYRDDGDGEFDRESDEPVRVGGTPVQSRVAATLGENGTDGGTGGLNVGVNTATATPTTTAAPGDSTTTTTTASGDGETSMPAVGVVGTLAAVAAGALLAARRRGDG, encoded by the coding sequence ATGACCGGACGGCGTCGCGCCGTGGCGACCCTGCTCGCCATCGCCGTGGTCGCGCCGCTTGCCGGCCCAGTAGTCGCCCCGGCGGGCGGCCACGGCAACCACCTCACCGCGAGGGCGCAGGTGTCGGGCGACGGGAGCGTGGTCGTCGAGCAACTGTTCCTGCTGGAGGACGGGTACGTGGCGATCCACGAGAGCGACGGCGGCGACCCCGGCGAGGTCGTCGGCCACCGAAAGCTCACGTCCGGCTATCACCGCAACGTCGCCGTCGCCGTCGACCAGTCCTGGTGGGAGTCGACGTCCGGCAACACGTCGCTGGTAGCGGTGCTCCACGACGACGCCGAGGACGGCGACGAGTTCGATCCCGAGACGGACTCGACCCTGTTCAGCCTCGGCACCCTCGCCGCGGACGAGTTCGCCGTCAGGCAGGGTGACGGGTCGGTCACCGTCGTGGCGATGTCGCTGTCTGGTCACACCGTCGCCGACTCGCTGACGGTGCCGAACGCCCAGCTGGCCGAGGACGGGCACCTCGTCGTCAGGCGGAGCGACGAGGAGACCGGTGCCCCGGGCGAGGTGGTCGGCAGCACGTCGCTGGCTGCCGGTGCCCACGAGAACGTGACGGTCCCGGTCAATCGAAGCCGCCTGCCCGGTAACGACAGCCGCGTGTCGCTGTGGGTGACCGTGTACCGCGACGACGGCGACGGCGAGTTCGACCGTGAGAGCGACGAGCCGGTTCGCGTCGGCGGAACGCCGGTCCAGTCCCGCGTCGCCGCGACGCTCGGCGAGAACGGGACGGACGGCGGCACCGGCGGACTCAACGTCGGTGTCAACACCGCGACGGCGACGCCGACGACGACCGCCGCGCCGGGCGACTCGACCACCACGACGACCACGGCGTCAGGCGACGGGGAGACGAGCATGCCCGCGGTCGGCGTCGTCGGGACGCTGGCGGCGGTCGCCGCCGGCGCGCTGCTGGCCGCCCGCCGACGGGGGGACGGATGA
- a CDS encoding NOP5/NOP56 family protein: protein MTDTEGWFAGIDAGDAAAAAERVRDGTAERPDDWPARAVGTGAVADEDEYYDRLREATLSATAKAVDEAERADDQQLVHAVRAMDDCERTANELAERVAEWAGALFEDAGTGVDGALELAGRDPSGPAEQRVVSLAERVEGVVDERDALREYVERQAGVVAPNLAAMAGPVLAARLIALAGGLESLAKMPSGTVQVLGAEDALFAHLRGHASSPKHGVIYTHEYVRGTDPDHRGSASRALAGKLTIAARVDHYSGERKPELDAELDERIAAIRARGDGE from the coding sequence ATGACCGACACGGAGGGCTGGTTCGCCGGGATCGACGCCGGCGACGCGGCCGCGGCGGCGGAGCGCGTCCGGGACGGAACCGCCGAGCGCCCCGACGACTGGCCCGCGCGAGCCGTCGGGACCGGTGCCGTCGCCGACGAGGACGAGTACTACGACCGGCTCCGGGAGGCAACGCTCTCGGCGACGGCCAAAGCTGTCGACGAGGCAGAGCGCGCCGACGACCAGCAGCTGGTCCACGCCGTCCGCGCCATGGACGACTGTGAACGTACCGCAAACGAACTGGCCGAACGCGTCGCGGAGTGGGCGGGTGCGCTGTTCGAGGATGCGGGCACCGGCGTCGACGGTGCGCTCGAACTCGCCGGGCGCGATCCGTCCGGCCCCGCGGAGCAACGGGTCGTCTCGCTCGCGGAGCGCGTCGAGGGGGTAGTCGACGAGCGCGACGCGCTCCGGGAGTACGTCGAGCGACAGGCGGGCGTGGTCGCGCCAAACCTCGCGGCGATGGCCGGGCCGGTGCTTGCGGCCCGGCTGATCGCGCTCGCCGGCGGGCTGGAGTCGCTGGCGAAGATGCCCAGCGGGACGGTACAGGTGCTCGGCGCGGAGGACGCGCTGTTCGCCCACCTCCGCGGACACGCGAGTTCGCCGAAGCACGGGGTCATCTACACCCACGAGTACGTCCGGGGAACCGACCCCGACCACCGCGGTTCGGCGTCCCGTGCGCTGGCCGGGAAGCTGACCATCGCGGCGCGCGTGGACCACTACTCCGGCGAGCGCAAGCCCGAACTGGACGCGGAACTGGACGAGCGCATCGCAGCGATCCGGGCGCGGGGTGACGGCGAATGA
- a CDS encoding transcription initiation factor IIB family protein has product MYRARDRVDNEEWIEDLHAAADRLDLGAEARSTATDLFLTAIGEDDGEKRTVLAASLYAGSLIAGEERSQGAVASAADVSRLSIQQRWKSVLETAGLEPPGW; this is encoded by the coding sequence ATGTATCGGGCGCGGGACCGGGTTGACAACGAGGAGTGGATCGAGGACCTCCACGCGGCGGCGGACCGACTCGACCTCGGCGCGGAGGCTCGGTCGACGGCGACGGACCTCTTTCTGACGGCCATCGGCGAAGACGACGGTGAAAAGCGGACCGTGTTGGCGGCCAGCCTCTACGCCGGGTCGCTGATCGCGGGCGAGGAACGGTCGCAGGGCGCGGTCGCGTCGGCGGCGGACGTGTCGCGGTTGAGCATCCAGCAGCGCTGGAAGTCGGTGCTGGAGACGGCCGGACTCGAACCGCCCGGCTGGTAG
- a CDS encoding glutamate--cysteine ligase: MDQGDAETFDELGTLGIEEEFYVVDDAGRPTSGTDDLVYRYDPPEILEGRIDHELFKCVIETQTPVIESPADAEGTLRDVREALVEHAERHGYRIAAAGLHPAAKWRELEHAEKPRYRSQLNRIQYPQHRNTTAGLHVHVGVDDADKATWVANRVRWYLPPILALSANSPFWNGFDTGLQSARAKIFEGLPNTGMPTAFEDFHAYREFERRMIETGSIEDRGELWYEVRPHTEHGTVEVRTPDGQADPERVLAFAEYVRELVLDLAARYEDGAASDGTDRLRRELLDENKWRAIRHGHDASFVGRNGETTIELGEFVDRECDRLGVDGLRDVYDAESGAARQRRLREAEGPAALRESLVL; encoded by the coding sequence ATGGACCAGGGCGACGCCGAGACGTTCGACGAGCTTGGAACGCTTGGGATCGAGGAGGAGTTCTACGTCGTCGACGATGCGGGCCGCCCCACGTCCGGGACGGACGACCTGGTGTACCGGTACGACCCGCCCGAGATCCTGGAGGGCCGGATCGACCACGAACTGTTCAAGTGCGTCATCGAGACGCAGACGCCGGTCATCGAGTCGCCCGCCGACGCCGAGGGGACGCTCCGCGACGTCCGTGAGGCCCTGGTCGAGCACGCCGAGCGCCACGGCTACCGGATCGCCGCGGCCGGCCTGCACCCCGCCGCGAAGTGGCGCGAACTGGAACACGCCGAGAAGCCCCGCTATCGGTCGCAGTTGAACCGGATCCAGTACCCACAGCACCGCAACACGACCGCCGGGCTGCACGTCCACGTCGGCGTCGACGACGCGGACAAGGCGACGTGGGTCGCGAACCGGGTCCGCTGGTACCTGCCGCCGATCCTCGCGCTGTCGGCCAACTCGCCGTTCTGGAACGGGTTCGACACGGGCCTCCAGTCGGCCCGCGCGAAGATCTTCGAGGGGCTCCCGAACACGGGCATGCCGACCGCGTTCGAGGATTTCCACGCGTACCGCGAGTTCGAACGCCGGATGATCGAGACGGGGTCGATCGAGGACCGCGGCGAACTCTGGTACGAGGTTCGCCCGCACACGGAACACGGCACCGTCGAGGTCCGGACGCCCGACGGCCAGGCCGACCCCGAGCGCGTCCTCGCGTTCGCCGAGTACGTCCGCGAACTCGTCCTCGACCTGGCGGCGCGCTACGAGGACGGCGCGGCCAGCGACGGGACCGACCGACTCCGCCGCGAACTGCTGGACGAGAACAAGTGGCGCGCCATCCGGCACGGGCACGACGCGTCGTTCGTCGGGCGCAACGGCGAGACGACGATCGAGCTGGGGGAGTTCGTCGACCGGGAGTGCGACCGCCTCGGCGTCGACGGCCTCCGCGACGTGTACGACGCCGAGAGCGGCGCGGCGAGACAGCGCCGGCTTCGGGAGGCCGAGGGCCCGGCCGCGCTGCGGGAGTCACTTGTGCTCTGA
- a CDS encoding fibrillarin-like rRNA/tRNA 2'-O-methyltransferase has protein sequence MTLPDGVKRRAFDGEERLATRGTPVYGEPTDGDWRLWDARRSKLGAMLEQGMDVGLAGGDSVLYLGAASGTTVSHVADFAGPTYAVEFAARPARDLLDVARDRDRLFPLLKDARKPETYAHVVEADLDAIVQDVATRGQARVAAENRRFLADDGRLVAAIKARSEDVTGDPAAVFDSVEAELAESYDILETARLEPFHDDHLGVVAQPR, from the coding sequence ATGACGCTCCCCGACGGCGTCAAGCGCCGCGCGTTCGACGGCGAGGAGCGGCTGGCCACTCGCGGGACGCCGGTGTACGGCGAGCCGACCGACGGCGACTGGCGGCTCTGGGACGCCCGCCGGTCGAAGCTCGGCGCGATGCTCGAACAGGGGATGGACGTCGGGCTGGCCGGCGGTGACTCGGTGCTGTATCTCGGGGCCGCCAGCGGGACGACGGTGAGCCACGTCGCGGACTTCGCCGGGCCGACGTACGCCGTCGAGTTCGCCGCGCGTCCGGCCCGGGACCTGCTCGACGTGGCGCGGGACAGGGACCGGCTCTTTCCGCTCCTGAAGGACGCCCGGAAGCCGGAGACGTACGCCCACGTCGTGGAGGCGGACCTGGACGCGATCGTACAGGACGTTGCGACGCGCGGACAGGCCCGCGTCGCGGCGGAGAACCGGCGGTTTCTCGCGGACGACGGCCGCCTCGTCGCCGCGATCAAGGCGCGGAGCGAGGACGTGACCGGCGACCCCGCGGCAGTGTTCGATTCGGTGGAAGCGGAACTGGCGGAGAGCTACGACATACTGGAGACGGCGCGGCTGGAGCCGTTCCACGACGACCACCTCGGCGTCGTCGCGCAGCCCCGGTAG
- a CDS encoding PaaI family thioesterase, whose protein sequence is MDTESFFEEMPFADLLGVEVTAVDDGHAEGRIEMREELSWNADQLMAHGGVTFTLADTVGGAALVSLVDQPVPTIDMRIDYLEAGTGDLRAEADVVRCGSDVGVVDVDVFAADGTAVADARGVYKTG, encoded by the coding sequence ATGGACACCGAGTCGTTCTTCGAGGAGATGCCCTTCGCGGACCTGCTGGGCGTCGAAGTGACCGCGGTCGACGACGGCCACGCCGAGGGGCGCATCGAGATGCGCGAGGAGCTGTCGTGGAACGCCGACCAGTTGATGGCCCACGGCGGCGTCACGTTCACGCTCGCCGACACCGTCGGCGGGGCCGCCTTGGTCTCGCTCGTCGACCAGCCGGTGCCGACCATCGACATGCGGATCGACTACCTGGAGGCCGGCACGGGCGACCTGCGCGCCGAGGCCGACGTGGTGCGCTGCGGGAGCGACGTGGGCGTCGTGGACGTGGACGTGTTCGCCGCCGACGGGACGGCCGTGGCCGACGCTCGCGGCGTGTACAAGACGGGATGA
- a CDS encoding CopG family ribbon-helix-helix protein, with product MPRIEVTLPDDVEVQLDQMVDQGEFVNRDEAIEELLSLGIKEHQTVADTEERGEVGFEEEMMATDERSIGDDDDGYAF from the coding sequence ATGCCCCGCATCGAAGTGACGCTACCGGACGACGTCGAGGTCCAGCTCGATCAGATGGTCGACCAGGGGGAGTTCGTCAACCGCGACGAGGCGATCGAGGAACTGCTGTCGCTCGGGATCAAGGAACACCAGACCGTCGCCGACACCGAGGAGCGCGGCGAGGTCGGCTTCGAGGAGGAGATGATGGCGACCGACGAGCGCTCGATCGGCGACGACGACGACGGGTACGCGTTCTAA
- a CDS encoding phosphopantetheine adenylyltransferase: MKVALGGTFDPVHDGHRSLFEHAFELGDVTVGLTSDELAPKTRTEDRYVRPFAERKTDLAAELDEFAERYDRDYEIRTLEKPTGIASEEPFDYLVVSPETAEGAERINEIRRERGFDPLSIEVVDYERAADGDIISSTRIVRGEIDEHGNLTPERDGRERTD; encoded by the coding sequence ATGAAGGTAGCGCTGGGTGGGACGTTCGACCCGGTGCACGACGGTCATCGCTCCCTCTTCGAGCACGCGTTCGAACTCGGGGACGTAACCGTCGGTCTCACCAGTGACGAACTCGCGCCGAAGACCCGCACGGAGGACCGGTACGTCAGGCCGTTCGCCGAACGGAAGACCGACCTGGCGGCGGAACTCGACGAGTTCGCGGAGCGGTACGACCGCGACTACGAGATCCGCACGCTGGAGAAGCCGACCGGCATCGCCTCCGAGGAGCCGTTCGACTACCTCGTCGTCTCCCCGGAGACGGCGGAGGGGGCCGAGCGCATCAACGAGATCCGCCGTGAACGCGGGTTCGACCCGCTCTCGATCGAAGTCGTCGACTACGAGCGCGCGGCGGACGGCGACATCATCTCCAGTACCCGCATCGTCCGCGGCGAGATAGACGAACACGGCAACCTCACGCCCGAGCGCGACGGGCGCGAACGAACCGACTGA
- a CDS encoding winged helix-turn-helix transcriptional regulator, with the protein MSGENETTDGEDVTVDGDGADASAEAGSTRDRAVEGFDQGVVDLLSWVLDTETRARIFVYLRQNPGSTSEEIAEGTGLYPSTVREALAELHDEETVTRRKRQSDGAGNNPYEYTAIAPSELVSGVVEQVQHELNTVFNLDDHLDGRGVESEEEEEESDPVTITVEDGDSESDGTET; encoded by the coding sequence ATGTCCGGCGAGAACGAGACCACGGACGGGGAGGACGTGACAGTCGACGGGGACGGGGCGGACGCATCCGCCGAGGCGGGGTCGACGAGGGACCGCGCGGTCGAGGGGTTCGACCAGGGCGTCGTCGACCTGCTCTCGTGGGTGTTGGACACCGAGACGCGCGCGCGAATCTTCGTCTACCTCCGGCAGAACCCCGGCAGTACGAGCGAGGAGATCGCCGAGGGCACCGGACTCTATCCGAGCACCGTCCGGGAGGCCCTGGCGGAACTCCACGACGAGGAGACCGTCACGCGGCGCAAGCGCCAGAGCGACGGGGCCGGCAACAACCCCTACGAGTACACCGCGATCGCCCCGAGCGAACTGGTCTCCGGCGTCGTCGAGCAGGTCCAGCACGAACTCAACACCGTGTTCAATCTCGACGACCACCTCGACGGGCGCGGCGTGGAGTCGGAGGAGGAGGAGGAGGAGAGCGATCCGGTGACGATCACGGTCGAGGACGGCGACAGCGAGTCGGACGGCACCGAGACGTAA
- a CDS encoding DNA-directed RNA polymerase subunit epsilon, with the protein MTSGRPPASTGPSTTEHQSASGRREVSAGPGDGALSRVDAVKDERFRRWDVVSPSATLIGRAERAGEDVSENLRRLHDEQHPAMQGHSARMHRLEKARITQAFCNTLSLTAWERDRVLGIMTELDLTAFGSQRAIGKVALVVIRHVVDEERQRRLGLQDDEWVSERSPDELESLYDRFESITDDPQYKDLLDAQGLDTIGVNRLHRTLRDQLDEQDLHGAVLGRSPHRDPSLPAVTDRGDGDAPDETAESA; encoded by the coding sequence ATGACGAGCGGCCGCCCCCCGGCGTCGACGGGACCTTCCACGACCGAGCACCAATCAGCCAGCGGACGGCGTGAGGTAAGCGCCGGCCCCGGCGACGGCGCGCTGTCGCGCGTCGATGCGGTCAAGGACGAGCGGTTCCGCCGGTGGGACGTGGTGTCCCCGAGCGCGACCCTTATCGGGCGCGCCGAGCGCGCCGGCGAGGACGTGAGCGAGAACCTCCGCCGGCTCCACGACGAGCAGCATCCGGCGATGCAGGGCCACAGCGCGCGGATGCACCGGCTGGAGAAGGCCCGGATCACCCAGGCCTTCTGCAACACGCTGTCGCTGACGGCCTGGGAGCGCGACCGCGTGCTCGGGATCATGACCGAACTCGACCTCACCGCCTTCGGCAGCCAGCGCGCCATCGGCAAGGTGGCGCTGGTGGTCATCCGCCACGTCGTCGACGAGGAGCGCCAGCGCCGCCTCGGCCTGCAGGACGACGAGTGGGTGAGCGAGCGCTCCCCGGACGAACTCGAATCGCTGTACGACCGCTTCGAGTCGATCACCGACGACCCGCAGTACAAGGACCTGCTCGACGCGCAGGGCCTCGACACCATCGGCGTCAACCGCCTGCACCGGACGCTCCGGGACCAGCTGGACGAGCAGGACCTCCACGGTGCCGTCCTCGGGCGGTCGCCGCACCGGGACCCGAGTCTGCCGGCGGTCACGGACCGGGGGGACGGCGACGCGCCCGACGAGACAGCCGAGAGCGCGTAG
- a CDS encoding DUF7331 family protein: MAADQQPPGDGTVNDRYRAYETDDDRFVVYDADNGDAWIHSTASVAVER; encoded by the coding sequence ATGGCAGCCGACCAGCAACCCCCCGGTGACGGGACCGTCAACGACAGATACCGCGCTTACGAGACCGACGACGACCGCTTCGTCGTGTACGACGCCGACAACGGCGACGCGTGGATCCACTCCACGGCGTCCGTGGCAGTCGAGCGGTAG